In a single window of the Rhineura floridana isolate rRhiFlo1 chromosome 3, rRhiFlo1.hap2, whole genome shotgun sequence genome:
- the LOC133381110 gene encoding zinc finger protein OZF-like, whose translation MASLEFPSVTIKLEDEEEIPWLPNNQGSEDIKNFPGDRSAGFPVPKMEVIHGGDPWIPEPVSEEREIPTDYSSELPDVIIKLEQEEVPYVPYRQVSEASVMFRGARSGDGHERIFMGEMPYYSGCGRSFSDKPDLIKHESQHTVEKPHKCSCCSKSFMKRSNLRTHERIHTGEKPFRCSECGNSFSDGSSLIRHKRKHTGEKPYSCSVCGKRFNQSSSLIRHERSHTEQRPYKCLECGKRFNQSSTLVRHERIHREQKLFKCPDCDKRFIQTSSLLAHQRIHRGEKPYSCSVCEKGFVQRSNLLIHEMKHTGLKPFKCSDCGKGFNQNSSLVIHRRIHTGEKPYNCSHCRRPFSDKSSLNKHERAHRGDKPFKCSTCGKSFVRKSHLLTHERIHTGIKPFKCSDCGKSFSSRSHLIRHEGTHTGEKPYDCSFCGKSFNRKSNLTNHERTHTGEKPYRCSDCGKSFSDRSSLIKHERIHTGEKPYSCTACKKTFSDKSSLIRHERIHTEEKPYKCSDCGKGFNQSSSLIVHERTHTGEKPFKCSDCGKGFIRRTILNKHERTHTEEKQ comes from the exons ATGGCCTCATTGG AGTTTCCCAGTGTGACAATAAAACTAGAAGATGAAGAAGAGATACCGTGGCTTCCAAATAACCAGGGATCAGAGGATATTAAGAACTTCCCAGGTGACCGCTCAG CCGGATTCCCTGTTCCCAAAATGGAAGTGATCCATGGAGGAGATCCATGGATTCCAGAGCCTGTTTCGGAGGAAAGAGAGATCCCAACAGACTACAGCTCTG AACTTCCAGATGTGATAATAAAGCTGGAACAAGAAGAGGTGCCGTACGTTCCCTATCGGCAGGTTTCAGAGGCAAGTGTGATGTTCCGAGGGGCCCGCTCAG GAGATGGACATGAAAGAATCTTCATGGGAGAAATGCCGTATTATTCAGGCTGTGGGAGAAGCTTCAGCGATAAACCGGACCTTATCAAACATGAGAGCCAACATACAGTGGAGAAACCACACAAATGCTCATGCTGCTCTAAAAGTTTCATGAAAAGATCCAACCTTCGTACACatgagagaatccacacaggagaaaaaccatttCGGTGCTCTGAGTGTGGGAACAGCTTCAGCGATGGATCCAGCCTTATTAGGCATAAACGGaaacacacaggagagaaaccgtataGTTGTTCAGTATGTGGGAAACGGTTCAACCAGAGTTCCAGCCTTATCAGGCACGAGAGAAGCCATACAGAGCAGAGaccttacaaatgcttggaatgtggcaaAAGGTTCAACCAGAGTTCAACCTTAGTTAGACATGAGAGAATCCACAGAGAACAAAAACTATTTAAATGTCCAGATTGTGACAAAAGATTTATTCAGACCTCAAGCCTTCTTGCACATCAGAGGATCCACCGGGGTGAGAAACCATATAGCTGCTCAGTGTGTGAAAAAGGCTTTGTTCAAAGATCAAACCTTCTTATTCACGAGATGAAACACACTGGattgaaaccatttaaatgttcaGACTGTGGGAAAGGGTTTAATCAGAATTCAAGTCTTGTCATACACAGGAGAATTcatacaggagaaaaaccatataaTTGTTCCCACTGCAGGAGGCCTTTCAGTGACAAGTCAAGCCTTAATAAACATGAGAGAGCCCACAGAGGAGACAAACCGTTTAAATGTTCCACGTGTGGGAAAAGTTTTGTTCGGAAGTCACATCTTCTTACACATGAAAGAATCCATACAGGAATAAAGCCCTTTAAATGTTCAgactgtggaaaaagcttcagcagCCGGTCACATCTTATAAGGCATGAaggaacccacacaggggagaaaccctatGATTGTTCTTTTTGTGGGAAAAGTTTCAACAGGAAATCCAACCTGACAAATCACGAGAGgactcacacaggagagaagccttaCAGGTGCTCcgactgtgggaaaagcttcagtgaTAGGTCGAGCCTAATTAAGCACGAGAGAATCCACACAGGCGAGAAGCCGTACAGCTGCACGGCCTGCAAGAAAACCTTCAGTGATAAATCGAGCCTCATCAGGCACGAGAGGATCCACACGGAAGAGAAGCCGTATAAATGCTCGGATTGTGGGAAAGGGTTCAACCAAAGCTCGAGCCTCATTGTGCACGAGAGAACCCACacgggagagaaaccatttaaatgctccGACTGTGGGAAAGGCTTCATTAGGAGAACGATTCTTAATAAGCATGAGAGAACCCACACTGAAGAGAAGCAGTAA